The stretch of DNA TCGCGACCGGCGGTTCGCCGTCCGTCTACATAGCGCGTCCTGCCAAGATTATCTCGCAACGACCGGAGATTGTCGGCGTCCAGAACGTTGGCAATCATGATCAACATCAGGGTTCTCGCGGCATCGGCATAGCGTCGGGCGGGTTCCCTAACAGTCCAAGCCCATGCGGCCAACGCGTCGGCGAGTAAGGAATTTGATATGCGTACGAAATTATGGATGGGCGTTGGTGCGTTCGTGGTCGCGCAATCGGGCCAAGCGATCCTTACCGAAGCAGCAGCCAAGCCGCTGGCACCGTCGGTCGATCAGGTCGGCGAAGGCGGCGAGAGCGAGCGCGGCGAGGGCGAGGGTGAAGGCGAGGGTCGCCATGTCGTCCGCTCGACCAAGTCGCGCCACGTCGTCCGCAGTCCGCGTCGCGCACGTGCAGCGCAGCAACATGCCGGCCAGCGTGGCGAAGGTGAATATGAAGGCGGCGAAAACGAGGGTGGCGAAGGCGAGGGCGAACGCTGATCAAAACCGCGGATGACGAGGCGAAATCAACTGGCGGTATCTTGGCGGTCATCTCCCCAGGCCGCCATCGCGTGCTTGATCCCTGCTCGAATTGAGTCTGCGGGCACTCCATCCCGGGCTTGGATCGAAATTCCCAGCACCAAGCCATCGTACAGAGCGACCAGCCCTGCGACGTCGATGGTCGGGGCGAGATTCCCTGCACTGACGCCAGCCGTGATACACCGTTTCAGCGCCTGCCGCGTGGCGTCGCGCTCGGTTCGCGTTAGCAATCGGGTCGATGCGCATGCTTCGGACGAGATGGTTGCGGACAGCGTGACCATGCAGCCCTTGGGATGCGCAAGATCTGTCTGCATGGCGACCGACCCCATCAACGCCTGTTCGAGCCGCGCGCGGGGCGGCAGCCGTTCGTCGTCGAGCGCATCGATAATGCTGCCATGCCGGCCCAGATACCGCATCAGCGTCTCGCGATAGAGCGCTTCCTTCGAGCCGAACGCCGCGTAGAAACTCGCCGACGATATGCCGCCCATCGCGTGGCGAAGAGTCAGTAGCGACGCGCCTTCATACCCGTGTTCCCAGAACAGGTGCATCGCACTGTCCAGCGCTACATCCCGGTCGAAACCACGCGGTCGTCCGCTCCGTGCCATACGTCTCCGCTCCTGTCGTTGTGGATTAATCGATCCATTAATCGTTGACAAGCCGGCTGTGGTCGTCGAGTGCATTGGACCAATCGATCCAGAAGTGAGTGTTCCGTGCGTTCAAAAGCCATCCCGACCGACGCCGGCGCGAGCGAGACGCTGCCGCTCTCCGCCCTCCTGGCACTGGCGATGACTGGCTTCACCGCGATCCTGACCGAGACATTGCCCGCCGGGCTGTTGCCGCATATGGCCGCCGGGTTGGACGTGTCGGAGTCACTCGCCGGGCAGACGGTGACGGTTTACGCGGTAGGGTCGCTGCTCGCGGCGATCCCGCTGACGCTGTACACGCAAGGCTGGCGTCGCAAGCCGACGCTGCTGTTGGCGATTTGTGGCTTCCTGATCTTCAATTGCGTGACCGCGGTGTCGTCCTCCTACGCGCTGACGCTGGTCGCGCGGTTCATGGGCGGGGTTGCGGCCGGGCTCGGCTGGGGGATCATTGCAGGCTATGCGCGGCGCATGGTCGTCGCGCCGTTGCGCGGCAAGGCGCTGGCGATCGCAATGGTCGGCACCCCGCTGGCGCTGTCGATCGGCGTGCCCTTGGGGGCGATGCTAGGCAGCACGCTCGGCTGGCGCATGGCGTTCGGGCTGATGTCGATCACCACGCTGGCCTTGATCGGCTGGGTGTTGTGGCGGGTGCCCGATTTTCCAGGCCAGCCGGCCGAACAGCGGCTCTCGATCGCGCGTGTGTTCCGGACGCCCGGTGTTCGGACCGTGCTCGTCACGCTGTTCGCTTGGATCACGGCGCACAACATCCTCTATACCTATATCGCGCCGGTCGCCGCGCTGTCGGGTCTGCAAGCTCGGCTCGACCTGGTGCTGCTGGGGTTCGGCGCTGCCGCGCTGGTCGGGATCTGGGTTACGGGGGTGTTGATCGACCGGGCGTTGCGGCCACTCGTGCTCGTCAGCCTGACGGCGTTCGCGGTGGTGTCGCTCGCGTTCGGGCTGTTTGCGGCCAGCCCCGGCGTGATGATCGTCGCGACGATCCTGTGGGGGCTTTCGTTCGGCGGCGCCGCGACGCAGCTTCAGACGGCGCTGGCCGACGCGGCGGGCGATGGCGTCGATCTGGCGAACGCGATGCTGACGACAACGTGGAACGGCGCGATCGCCGCGGGCGGGATCGTCGGCGGCGTGATGCTCGAGCATCTGGGTGCAGGCTCGCTCGCCTGGGCGGTACTGGTCCCGACGGTAGTGGCGCTCGTGATCGCGTCGCGCGCGCACCGCCACGCCTTCAAGCCCGGTCCACGGGCATTCGATTGATGCGCCGGTCGTGCGCTGAATACAGGAGATCTCGATGAAAGCCTATCAAATCGGCGCGCAGGACGGCATCCATGCCCTCGTCTCGACGGCCCGGCCCGACCCTGTCGCGGGCCCGGGCGAAGCGCTGGTCGCACCGCGTCTCGTCGGTCTTATCAGCCGTGATGTGCAATTGTTGCGCGGCACCTACGGTCCTCGCCAGCCCGAGACGCGCATCCCGATGTCCGAAGGCGTCGGCGAGGTCGTCGCGATCGGGGAGGGTGTGACGGACATCGCGGTCGGCGACCGGGTCGTCTGCGGCCATTTCGCGAGCTGGCTGGACGGCGCGTTCCGGGCGGACGTCTTCGCGCACGATATCGGCATCACGCATGACGGCTGGCTGGCCGAGCGCGTTGTCCTACCCGCGGCGGCGCTGATCCGGGTGCCGGATGCGCTGGCCGACGTGGATGTCGCCGGACTCGCCTCCGCCGCGCTGACGGCCTGGAACGCGCTCATCGAAATCTGTCACGTCGAGGCTGGCGACACCGTGCTGTGCCTGGGCACCGGGAGTGTCTCGCTGGCCGCGCTGAAGATCGCCAAGGCGCGCGGCGCGCGGGTTGCCATTACCTCGTCCCACGATGCGAAACTCGAGATGGCGCGGGCGATGGGTGCGGATATCATGGTCAACTACCGGACTTCGCCCGATTGGCCGGGCGAGGTCATGGCGAAGACGGACGGGAAGGGGGCTGATATCGTGATCGAAACCGGCGGGGTCGATACGCTGGGCCAGTCGATCGCGGCCGCCGCGAGCAACGCGCGGATCATCGTCGTCGGCGTGTCGCCGGGCGAGGGGCCGGCGATCCCCGACTATCTGTCGCTCATCATCAAGAACGTGACGATCCGCGGCATCGCCAATGGCAGCCGCGCGATGTTCGCAGACCTGCTCGACGCAATGGTTTCGAACGGCATCACGACGGTCGTCGACCGGACGTTTGCCTTTGACGATGCACCGGAGGCCGTTCGCTACTTCGCGGCGGCTGGACATCTCGGCAAGGTGCTGATCGCGCTCTGACCGCGCGCGACCGATGTGGCGGCGCAGGCGTTGTACGCACGTCCGTAACCATAGATCGCTCGCGCCGCTTAAAACCTAGTTGTGCCCGGCACTGTTACGGGAGTTCGACATGCGCTCGGCATTAGCTGCGTTGGCGACGTCGATCGCTGCCCATTCTTCTTTCGAGTGGCAGGTTCGAGTGGGAAATAGGGAACCCGTCGTGTCCTCCCTCCGGCAAACAGGCTTGGGTGGTTTGGCCTTGGCGGTTGGCACAGCAGCATCTGTGGTCTTCGAAGGCGGAGGTGTTTGAGCAAGGCTCGCACTCGACGCCATCAGCAACGCAACTGCTATCGAAGCTTTCATTGTAAGCATTCCCATATCATTTTCGACAATGATACTGACCTTATAGGCATGCGCAAGCACGGTAATCGAGCAGCGAAATCTAGTCCGCTTTGCCTGCACGGACGGCGTGGACGTGCTGACATCCCCCCTGCCTATTACCGTTAGGGAGATACTCCCGGCTTCAGCTCGTCGATCAGCTGGGTAGCGAGTAGCAGAAGGGGGGCGTCGAGGCTGCGGACTGGATAACCCGTTCAGCGCCGGTTCGATCATATCGTTGCCAATGCCGAACACCCAGCCGGCTTGGTCAAGATCCCCAGTCGGACCTTCAGAGGCTTGCGTTAGGCCGTCGAACGATACGGACGCGGCACCGATCAGCGTTCCTCCGGGGCCCCGTCGGACCAAAAAAAGGGCGGCAGATCGATGACCTGCCGCCCCGGATATCGGTCCCGAAGGATCGATTACATGTCGATGGTCAGACCGACGAACAGGTACCGGCCGCTGGCCTCGTAGATGCCCGGATAGGTGTTGCCATTGCCGAGCGAGCCGATCGGCGATGCCGTCGCACTCAGGATCGGCGGCGTCTTGTCGAGGATGTTGTTCACGCCCATGCGGTAGGTGAACTTGTCTGCGACCCGCACCGTTGCGGCCAGATCGAAGTAGTTCTGCGCCTTGACGCGAGCATCGTTGACGAAGAACGAACCGGCGAGATCGCTATCGCCGCTGGTGCGCTCGAACTTGGTCGCCGACAGATACCGCCAGTTACCCGACAGGCCGATGCCGTTCGGCGTGGTCAGCGAGATGCGTGCCTGGTGACGCCACTTGGACATCGGAT from Sphingomonas sp. HMP9 encodes:
- a CDS encoding TetR/AcrR family transcriptional regulator, encoding MHLFWEHGYEGASLLTLRHAMGGISSASFYAAFGSKEALYRETLMRYLGRHGSIIDALDDERLPPRARLEQALMGSVAMQTDLAHPKGCMVTLSATISSEACASTRLLTRTERDATRQALKRCITAGVSAGNLAPTIDVAGLVALYDGLVLGISIQARDGVPADSIRAGIKHAMAAWGDDRQDTAS
- a CDS encoding MFS transporter, producing the protein MRSKAIPTDAGASETLPLSALLALAMTGFTAILTETLPAGLLPHMAAGLDVSESLAGQTVTVYAVGSLLAAIPLTLYTQGWRRKPTLLLAICGFLIFNCVTAVSSSYALTLVARFMGGVAAGLGWGIIAGYARRMVVAPLRGKALAIAMVGTPLALSIGVPLGAMLGSTLGWRMAFGLMSITTLALIGWVLWRVPDFPGQPAEQRLSIARVFRTPGVRTVLVTLFAWITAHNILYTYIAPVAALSGLQARLDLVLLGFGAAALVGIWVTGVLIDRALRPLVLVSLTAFAVVSLAFGLFAASPGVMIVATILWGLSFGGAATQLQTALADAAGDGVDLANAMLTTTWNGAIAAGGIVGGVMLEHLGAGSLAWAVLVPTVVALVIASRAHRHAFKPGPRAFD
- a CDS encoding zinc-dependent alcohol dehydrogenase family protein, giving the protein MKAYQIGAQDGIHALVSTARPDPVAGPGEALVAPRLVGLISRDVQLLRGTYGPRQPETRIPMSEGVGEVVAIGEGVTDIAVGDRVVCGHFASWLDGAFRADVFAHDIGITHDGWLAERVVLPAAALIRVPDALADVDVAGLASAALTAWNALIEICHVEAGDTVLCLGTGSVSLAALKIAKARGARVAITSSHDAKLEMARAMGADIMVNYRTSPDWPGEVMAKTDGKGADIVIETGGVDTLGQSIAAAASNARIIVVGVSPGEGPAIPDYLSLIIKNVTIRGIANGSRAMFADLLDAMVSNGITTVVDRTFAFDDAPEAVRYFAAAGHLGKVLIAL